Proteins encoded together in one bacterium window:
- a CDS encoding MBL fold metallo-hydrolase, with protein sequence MRRKILFLLLGAVVIGFGFLLSAKLQMKKEGIMRIKWFGHASFLVEAEDGTKVITDPFDESVGYSIPKEKPDVVTVSHSHFDHNAVDLLQGDPEVVKDVGEKKVKGIIFKGIKSFHDKNKGAQRGTNTIFVFAIDGVRFCHLGDLGHLLSNDQQKEIGEVDVLFIPVGGTFTIDGREAREVSQQLNPRLIIPMHYRTEACSIGIDSCEEFLKGFTKVEKRAEWQGNKESLPSEQTVLVLEYAR encoded by the coding sequence ATGAGAAGAAAAATTTTGTTTTTGCTACTGGGTGCTGTAGTCATTGGATTTGGTTTTTTGCTCTCGGCAAAATTACAGATGAAAAAGGAGGGGATTATGAGAATTAAATGGTTCGGGCATGCCAGCTTTTTGGTAGAAGCAGAGGATGGAACAAAGGTCATTACCGATCCCTTTGATGAGTCTGTAGGATACAGCATTCCTAAAGAGAAGCCAGATGTGGTTACTGTGAGTCATAGCCATTTTGACCATAATGCGGTGGACTTGCTTCAGGGTGACCCTGAGGTGGTGAAAGATGTGGGCGAGAAGAAGGTTAAGGGGATAATCTTTAAAGGCATCAAAAGTTTCCACGATAAAAACAAAGGCGCTCAGCGAGGGACCAACACTATTTTCGTTTTTGCTATTGATGGGGTGAGATTCTGCCATCTGGGAGACCTGGGGCACCTCTTAAGTAATGACCAACAGAAAGAGATAGGAGAAGTGGATGTTCTGTTTATTCCTGTGGGAGGCACTTTTACGATAGATGGTCGGGAGGCGCGAGAAGTTTCCCAGCAATTGAATCCCAGATTGATTATTCCTATGCATTATAGAACAGAAGCTTGCAGTATTGGTATCGATTCCTGTGAGGAATTCCTGAAAGGGTTTACGAAAGTAGAAAAAAGAGCGGAATGGCAAGGAAACAAAGAATCCCTGCCTTCTGAACAGACAGTTTTAGTCCTGGAATATGCCAGGTAG
- a CDS encoding HU family DNA-binding protein — translation MNQVQLIERVAKVGKIKKAAAGRAIKAVVTNIVDSLKSEGRVIIAGLGTFKVKSTKPRTGRNPKTGESIQIAAGKRVLFKPSLSLKKTLKS, via the coding sequence GTGAATCAAGTTCAGCTAATAGAGAGGGTGGCAAAGGTAGGAAAGATTAAGAAGGCTGCGGCTGGAAGGGCTATAAAGGCTGTGGTAACGAACATTGTGGACTCTTTGAAATCTGAAGGCCGAGTAATTATTGCTGGTTTAGGCACATTCAAAGTGAAGTCGACCAAGCCGAGGACAGGAAGAAATCCAAAGACTGGGGAGAGTATCCAAATCGCTGCTGGCAAGAGGGTATTATTTAAACCCAGTCTCAGCTTGAAGAAAACACTGAAATCGTAA
- a CDS encoding LL-diaminopimelate aminotransferase, which produces MRCAEKLNKLPPYLFGVINALKQEAYAKKLDVIDLGMGNPDMATPSHIVKRLCETIKNHPRTHRYPQAKGMPKFRKTVADWYWKKFKVKLDPESEVLALIGSKEGIGHMCMAYLNPGDLALVPNPAYPIHRNGVILAGGGVYDIPILPEKNYLPELEKIPSKVAKQAKLMFLSYPNNPTTAVVEDISFFKEVVAFAKKYDIIVCHDFAYSEITFDGFKPPSFLQTPGAKDVGLEFHSFSKTYNMAGWRLGFCAGNRELLRSLERLKSYLDFGVFTAIQLAGVLALSASQKCVQDSVVEYKRRRDKFVDGLNRIGWKVEKPKATMYLWAKLPEKFEGMSSLQFAKLLIERTGIAVAPGIGFGSYGEGFVRMALVTHYNRFHDALLRLKKFLKEGPPRTGGGRMKG; this is translated from the coding sequence ATGCGCTGTGCTGAAAAACTGAACAAATTACCTCCGTATCTTTTTGGTGTAATAAATGCCCTTAAACAGGAGGCTTACGCTAAGAAGCTGGATGTTATCGATTTGGGTATGGGTAACCCTGATATGGCTACCCCATCCCATATCGTAAAGAGGCTTTGTGAGACAATAAAAAACCATCCACGTACCCATCGTTATCCACAGGCCAAAGGGATGCCCAAGTTTAGAAAAACGGTTGCCGATTGGTATTGGAAAAAGTTCAAGGTCAAATTAGACCCGGAAAGCGAAGTTCTGGCTCTGATTGGTTCAAAAGAGGGAATTGGGCATATGTGTATGGCTTATCTTAATCCTGGTGACCTCGCCTTGGTGCCCAATCCGGCATATCCCATCCACCGCAATGGGGTGATTTTAGCTGGTGGAGGAGTCTATGATATACCCATTCTTCCTGAAAAAAATTATTTGCCAGAGCTGGAAAAGATTCCATCAAAGGTTGCCAAGCAGGCAAAGCTGATGTTTCTAAGCTATCCCAACAACCCTACCACAGCGGTAGTGGAGGATATCTCTTTTTTCAAAGAGGTGGTGGCTTTTGCCAAGAAGTATGACATCATTGTCTGCCATGACTTTGCCTACTCGGAAATAACATTTGATGGATTTAAGCCTCCCTCCTTCCTTCAAACACCTGGAGCAAAAGATGTGGGATTGGAGTTTCACTCCTTTTCTAAGACTTACAATATGGCTGGGTGGAGGCTGGGATTCTGCGCGGGTAATAGAGAACTCTTGAGATCTCTGGAAAGATTGAAGAGTTATCTCGATTTTGGAGTATTTACTGCCATTCAACTGGCAGGCGTTTTGGCTTTGAGTGCTTCTCAGAAATGCGTACAGGATTCTGTGGTTGAGTATAAAAGAAGGCGGGACAAGTTTGTGGATGGTCTGAATAGAATCGGTTGGAAAGTAGAAAAACCGAAAGCCACTATGTACCTCTGGGCCAAGTTGCCAGAGAAATTTGAAGGTATGTCTTCTCTCCAATTTGCTAAACTGTTAATAGAAAGAACAGGGATAGCGGTCGCTCCTGGGATTGGCTTTGGTAGTTATGGGGAAGGCTTTGTGCGTATGGCATTGGTTACACACTATAATAGATTTCACGATGCTTTATTACGACTGAAGAAGTTTTTGAAGGAAGGTCCACCGCGAACGGGTGGTGGTAGGATGAAGGGATAG
- a CDS encoding homoserine dehydrogenase, with protein MKRRVNLGLIGLGTVGAGVIELLQRNSLIIKQKVGTEVSIRAICDKDPARLRLAQRMKIRNGIITKDFNQILNNPEIDIIVELIGGYEPARKILLASLEKGKHVVTANKALLARDWAEVFSEARKHRVLVYFEASVGAGIPVIQALNEGLSANKIKVILGILNGTTNYILTKMSKEELTFKSALAQAKRAGFAEADPSIDLEGIDTLHKLAILGSIAFGAQVNLKDVYCEGITQIVQEDIRYGKIEFGYILKLLAILKVTNRGIDVRVHPTFISQEHLLTSVDEEYNAVYITGDAVGETMFYGKGAGQMPAASAVVSDIIYLSRNVYHNIAGRVPYVLCDPKKKLNLLDINKIETKYYIRFTVVDLPGVLSKISGILGKNGVSIASVFQKESASSREVPIIMVTHKAREGAIRKALREINGLKIVREKSRFIRIEEA; from the coding sequence ATGAAGAGGAGAGTTAATTTAGGGCTTATAGGATTAGGCACGGTAGGTGCAGGTGTAATCGAGCTTTTGCAAAGGAATAGTCTAATTATTAAACAGAAGGTGGGAACAGAAGTCTCTATAAGAGCTATCTGCGATAAAGACCCAGCTCGGCTTAGGTTGGCCCAGCGGATGAAAATTAGAAATGGTATTATAACTAAAGATTTTAACCAAATCCTGAACAATCCAGAGATAGATATTATCGTAGAACTAATTGGAGGATATGAACCAGCAAGAAAGATACTACTTGCTTCCCTCGAGAAAGGAAAACATGTGGTTACAGCCAACAAGGCACTCTTGGCCAGGGACTGGGCAGAGGTATTTTCGGAAGCCCGAAAACATAGAGTATTGGTCTATTTTGAAGCGAGTGTAGGTGCGGGAATTCCTGTAATTCAGGCATTGAACGAAGGACTATCGGCTAATAAGATTAAGGTAATTCTGGGTATCCTTAATGGGACAACTAACTATATTTTAACTAAGATGTCTAAGGAAGAACTCACCTTTAAAAGTGCTTTAGCTCAGGCAAAGAGAGCAGGTTTTGCTGAAGCAGATCCTTCTATAGACCTGGAGGGCATAGATACTCTGCACAAACTTGCTATTTTGGGGTCGATTGCCTTTGGCGCCCAGGTTAACTTGAAAGATGTCTACTGTGAAGGAATCACGCAAATTGTTCAGGAAGATATAAGATATGGTAAGATTGAATTTGGCTATATTCTTAAACTCTTAGCAATTCTAAAAGTGACCAATAGAGGGATAGATGTGCGCGTGCATCCCACCTTCATTTCCCAGGAGCATCTTCTGACTTCAGTAGATGAAGAATATAATGCCGTCTATATTACCGGAGATGCTGTGGGGGAGACGATGTTTTACGGGAAAGGCGCTGGTCAGATGCCCGCGGCTTCTGCTGTGGTTAGCGACATTATTTATCTTTCCAGGAATGTTTATCACAATATAGCCGGTCGTGTGCCCTATGTATTGTGTGACCCAAAGAAGAAGCTTAATCTACTCGATATTAACAAAATAGAAACGAAGTATTATATAAGGTTTACCGTTGTTGACCTCCCGGGTGTTCTCTCCAAGATATCGGGCATCCTGGGGAAAAATGGAGTCTCCATCGCCTCTGTCTTCCAGAAGGAGAGCGCTTCCTCAAGAGAAGTTCCCATCATAATGGTAACTCACAAGGCAAGAGAGGGAGCCATCAGGAAAGCGTTGAGAGAGATAAACGGCCTTAAGATTGTCAGGGAAAAGAGCAGATTTATTAGAATAGAAGAAGCGTAA
- the thrC gene encoding threonine synthase, which translates to MVYQGVIRRYKNYLPVTEKTPIVTLLEGDTPLIEAENLRVSLGVDSKIYLKYEGLNPTGSFKDRGMTVAMSKAVEEGASAVICASTGNTSASAAAYAAKAKLKCVVLIPEGAVALGKLSQALIHGAEVIAIKGNFDHALNLAREISVKYPVVLVNSINPNRIEGQKTAAFEIVDSLGDAPDYHFIPVGNAGNITAYWKGYKEYRKIFLAKRKLKLPRMMGFQAEGAAPIVRGYPIKKPRTIATAIRIGNPASWKRAEEARDESKGVIDTVTDKEIIEAYKMLSSVEGLFVEPASAAGVAGLVKYVRQGYFSRPSTIVCILTGHGLKDPDRAIKVARKVRVVKADLKSVVNLMRL; encoded by the coding sequence GTGGTATATCAGGGTGTAATTAGAAGATATAAGAATTATCTACCGGTTACTGAGAAGACTCCCATTGTAACTCTCCTGGAGGGAGATACACCGTTAATTGAAGCGGAAAACCTGAGAGTCAGTCTGGGAGTCGACTCTAAGATCTATTTGAAATATGAGGGCCTAAATCCTACCGGCTCGTTTAAGGACCGGGGGATGACTGTGGCTATGTCCAAGGCTGTGGAAGAAGGAGCCAGTGCAGTTATCTGTGCCTCTACGGGGAATACTTCGGCTTCAGCAGCAGCTTATGCAGCAAAGGCGAAGCTGAAATGTGTAGTTCTGATTCCCGAGGGAGCAGTGGCTTTAGGGAAGCTTTCCCAGGCACTGATTCATGGAGCAGAGGTGATTGCAATTAAGGGTAACTTCGACCATGCTTTGAATTTAGCCAGAGAAATCAGCGTTAAGTATCCGGTTGTCCTGGTCAATTCAATTAACCCCAACAGGATTGAAGGTCAGAAAACAGCAGCTTTTGAAATTGTTGATTCACTGGGAGATGCACCTGATTATCACTTTATTCCCGTAGGCAATGCGGGCAATATCACTGCTTACTGGAAAGGGTACAAGGAATACAGAAAGATTTTTCTGGCAAAGCGTAAACTGAAGTTGCCCAGGATGATGGGATTTCAGGCGGAAGGAGCAGCGCCGATTGTGCGCGGATATCCCATAAAAAAGCCAAGAACTATTGCCACAGCAATTAGAATCGGGAATCCTGCTTCCTGGAAGAGAGCCGAAGAGGCTCGCGACGAATCCAAAGGTGTGATTGATACTGTAACTGATAAAGAGATTATTGAAGCATATAAAATGTTAAGTTCTGTGGAAGGACTTTTTGTCGAACCTGCTTCTGCTGCCGGCGTGGCCGGGCTTGTAAAATACGTTCGCCAGGGATACTTTTCCCGACCTTCTACTATAGTCTGTATTCTGACAGGACATGGCCTTAAAGATCCTGATAGGGCGATTAAAGTTGCCCGAAAAGTAAGAGTAGTCAAAGCCGATTTGAAATCAGTAGTAAACCTGATGAGATTGTGA
- a CDS encoding CsgG/HfaB family protein: protein MKILKLVCCLVVSALLWGCAPSLIVIPTEEELDAVQRFKKTVAIIEISEKGSPVKGISESAFSGLENVLAGHFNLVEREKILKVMDERKFAERDDVERYTELGKLLGADYLLFGRAMAFFNKPEIKHSIKHYKSKEKEDYKRKEKEKEEEDYKSKEQEHYKSKKEEEKFSGSIWRELKGICELNIKIVDVGSGIVRYADKKVGAMSRKEGTRYYEDEKQFYKALDYATKAEIIIELASTFRGLKRENSLILSRAMEQATEKFKIDLRDKFPQTGQILQILSKKDVVINLGSAYGIKPGDKLIIWEELAPLKDPKTGLVTVPKQKKAILKVKKVTSGLSCVARGKRKYIRMISVGDVVSTH from the coding sequence GTGAAAATATTAAAGCTTGTTTGTTGTCTAGTTGTGTCAGCCTTATTATGGGGATGTGCGCCATCCCTAATAGTAATACCAACCGAGGAAGAGTTAGATGCTGTCCAGAGATTTAAGAAGACGGTAGCCATCATTGAGATTTCTGAAAAAGGTTCGCCTGTTAAGGGTATAAGCGAGTCAGCATTTTCAGGGCTGGAGAATGTACTTGCCGGTCATTTCAATCTGGTTGAGCGGGAAAAAATATTGAAGGTCATGGATGAGAGAAAGTTCGCTGAGAGAGATGATGTGGAAAGATATACTGAATTAGGAAAGCTTTTAGGCGCTGATTATTTATTATTTGGCAGGGCCATGGCCTTTTTTAATAAACCCGAAATAAAGCATTCAATAAAGCATTACAAAAGTAAAGAGAAGGAGGATTACAAAAGAAAAGAGAAGGAGAAGGAGGAGGAGGATTACAAAAGTAAAGAGCAGGAGCATTATAAAAGTAAAAAGGAGGAAGAAAAGTTTAGTGGGTCTATATGGAGAGAGCTAAAGGGAATATGTGAATTGAATATTAAGATCGTTGATGTAGGAAGCGGCATTGTACGTTATGCAGATAAAAAAGTAGGCGCAATGTCAAGGAAAGAAGGAACGAGGTATTATGAGGATGAGAAACAATTCTATAAAGCTTTAGATTATGCAACTAAGGCTGAAATTATTATCGAATTAGCAAGTACCTTTAGAGGGCTTAAAAGGGAGAATTCTCTTATTCTTTCACGAGCAATGGAACAGGCTACAGAAAAATTCAAGATTGATTTAAGAGATAAATTTCCTCAAACCGGCCAGATTTTACAGATCCTTTCAAAAAAAGATGTTGTTATTAACCTTGGTTCTGCATATGGCATTAAGCCTGGAGATAAACTAATAATATGGGAAGAATTAGCACCTCTTAAAGATCCCAAAACTGGCCTTGTAACAGTGCCTAAACAGAAGAAAGCCATTTTAAAGGTAAAAAAGGTTACATCGGGACTTTCCTGTGTAGCTCGCGGCAAACGAAAATATATCAGGATGATAAGTGTAGGAGATGTGGTTTCCACGCATTAA
- the thrB gene encoding homoserine kinase — protein MGMKRVKVRVPATTANLGPGFDVLALALRLYNTVEMEVGSGKSEKKLQIDIVGEGEDNLPRDRRNIVYRAAKLVFDRFHFAPRTLHIKLVNRIPLASGLGSSAAARIGGLASANRLCGGRLSREELLNLAAEIEGHADNVSAAMVGGLTVSCISSPKGRKGKKIEIVKLDPPGNLSCVVCIPNFQIMTSRARKILPRTVKFEQAVFTSSRVAMLLAALIRKRYELLGMAMEDRLHQPYRRRLVKGMEVVFEEALRAGALGVSLSGAGPSILAFTASSPPSCAEKVGKAMRKAFAKHKVESRYLVLGIDKQGTKIV, from the coding sequence ATGGGTATGAAAAGAGTAAAAGTCAGAGTCCCGGCTACCACCGCCAATTTAGGGCCGGGCTTCGATGTCCTGGCGTTGGCGCTTCGACTTTACAATACTGTAGAGATGGAAGTAGGGTCCGGGAAAAGCGAAAAAAAATTACAGATTGACATTGTGGGCGAAGGGGAAGATAACTTACCCAGAGACAGAAGAAACATTGTGTATCGAGCAGCCAAGCTCGTATTCGACAGGTTTCACTTCGCTCCCAGGACTTTACACATTAAACTTGTAAACAGAATACCTCTTGCCAGCGGGCTGGGCAGTAGCGCGGCAGCAAGGATTGGAGGATTGGCAAGTGCAAATAGACTCTGTGGAGGGAGATTGAGCAGAGAAGAGCTCTTGAACTTAGCAGCGGAAATAGAAGGTCATGCAGATAACGTATCTGCAGCAATGGTGGGAGGATTAACAGTCTCGTGTATCTCTTCTCCCAAAGGAAGAAAAGGCAAGAAAATAGAGATTGTAAAATTAGATCCTCCCGGGAATCTCTCCTGCGTGGTTTGCATTCCCAATTTCCAGATAATGACGAGCCGAGCAAGGAAAATATTACCCAGGACTGTAAAATTCGAACAGGCAGTATTTACCTCTTCTCGAGTAGCCATGCTTCTGGCTGCTCTAATTAGGAAAAGGTATGAGCTTTTGGGAATGGCAATGGAAGACAGGCTGCATCAACCGTATAGGAGGAGGCTGGTTAAGGGAATGGAGGTAGTCTTCGAAGAAGCACTGAGAGCAGGAGCTTTGGGCGTGAGCCTGAGTGGAGCAGGACCGAGTATACTTGCGTTTACCGCATCTTCTCCGCCTTCGTGCGCGGAAAAGGTCGGAAAAGCTATGCGGAAAGCGTTTGCCAAACATAAAGTAGAGAGTAGATATTTAGTTCTGGGTATAGATAAACAGGGAACAAAAATAGTTTAA
- a CDS encoding aspartate kinase, translated as MALIVQKYGGTSIAGPERIKKVARRIIETKKRGNKVVIVVSAPGDTTAKLTETARQITPSPTDREMDMLLATGEQMSIALLAMAIHALGEEAVSLTGGQGGIVTDETFTNAKIRKIDTKKIEKELSKDRIVIIAGFQGITAKKDITTLGKGGSDLTAVALASVLKADQCEVYTDVAGVYTADPRIVPDARKIDRISYDEMLELASLGAQVMVPRSIQVANRFGVDIHVRSSFNDEEGTVITKEVSKMEGVVVSGVAYDKDLVKVAITDVPDRPGIAAKIFGALGAGKVNVDMIIQSSAQGGVNDISFTVTRGALKKTLDIMGKVKQEISAKGLVYDEGVAKVSIVGVGMKTHSGVASKMFSALAEEDVNIEMISTSEIKISCVIKEKDTEKAVRAIHRKFALAKTPRKKGKR; from the coding sequence ATGGCACTCATTGTACAAAAGTATGGTGGAACATCTATTGCTGGACCGGAAAGAATAAAGAAAGTTGCCAGACGCATAATTGAGACAAAGAAGAGAGGAAATAAAGTAGTCATTGTTGTTTCTGCGCCTGGCGATACAACTGCCAAATTAACCGAAACAGCTCGACAGATTACTCCTTCTCCTACCGATAGGGAAATGGATATGCTGTTGGCTACCGGCGAACAGATGTCCATCGCTCTTTTGGCTATGGCAATCCATGCTCTTGGGGAGGAGGCAGTATCTTTGACCGGAGGACAGGGAGGGATTGTTACTGATGAGACATTTACTAATGCGAAGATCAGAAAGATAGATACGAAAAAGATTGAAAAGGAACTGAGTAAGGATAGAATTGTTATTATTGCTGGTTTTCAAGGAATAACCGCCAAGAAGGATATTACCACTCTGGGAAAGGGTGGGTCCGATTTGACAGCCGTAGCTTTAGCTTCAGTGTTAAAAGCAGACCAATGCGAAGTTTATACTGACGTTGCCGGCGTCTATACTGCAGATCCCAGGATTGTTCCTGATGCGAGAAAGATTGATAGAATTTCTTATGATGAGATGCTGGAATTAGCCAGCCTTGGGGCGCAGGTGATGGTCCCGAGGTCTATCCAGGTAGCTAACAGATTTGGTGTGGATATTCATGTCAGGTCTAGCTTCAACGATGAGGAGGGGACTGTGATTACCAAGGAAGTTTCCAAGATGGAAGGGGTAGTGGTAAGCGGGGTAGCTTACGATAAGGATCTGGTGAAAGTGGCGATTACTGATGTGCCTGACCGGCCGGGAATTGCCGCCAAGATTTTTGGTGCACTGGGAGCAGGCAAGGTAAATGTGGATATGATTATTCAAAGTTCTGCTCAAGGAGGGGTAAACGATATCTCCTTTACAGTTACCAGAGGAGCCCTGAAGAAAACTTTAGATATAATGGGGAAAGTCAAGCAAGAAATAAGTGCTAAGGGGCTCGTCTATGACGAGGGAGTAGCCAAGGTGTCTATTGTGGGGGTGGGAATGAAAACCCATTCGGGGGTAGCTTCTAAGATGTTCTCTGCCCTTGCAGAAGAGGACGTAAATATTGAAATGATTTCTACTTCGGAAATAAAGATTTCTTGCGTAATTAAAGAAAAAGATACAGAAAAAGCAGTGAGGGCTATTCATAGAAAATTCGCTTTGGCGAAAACTCCCCGAAAAAAAGGAAAAAGATAA
- the cimA gene encoding citramalate synthase — MKKVLIYDTTLRDGTQSEGISFSVEDKLKIAKKLDDLGIHYIEGGWPGSNPKDILFFKKAKNLRLRNAKIVAFGSTRYKGKGVSRDPNLNGIVKLKPQAACIFGKSWGLHVKYALGTTLGENLKMIFDSVKYLKAKGMEVIYDAEHFFDGYIDDHFYAMDTLRQAAKAGANNITLCDTNGGMMPHQVESIVKEIKKEIKIPLGIHTHNDSEMAVANSVIAVKAGCVLVQGTINGYGERCGNANLCSIIPNLKLKLGIDCISDKKLESLTEISRYVSEIANMIPRDNQPYVGNSAFAHKAGIHVSAIAKHTKTYEHVSPEKVGNRRRILVSELSGRSSMLSKAKEFNIDFRQKSKEVKELLQRVKQMESQGYQFEGADGSFELLMKKTIGKHRTFFNLEGFRVIVEKDEKGKLRSEATIKVIVGGKEEHTASEGDGPVSALDNALRKALERFYPELKSMSLTDFKVRVIDATEGTAAKVRVLIESRDEKDEWGTVGVSENIIEASWQALVDSIEYKLLKEE; from the coding sequence ATGAAAAAGGTATTGATATACGATACTACCTTAAGAGATGGAACACAGAGCGAGGGGATTTCCTTCTCTGTAGAAGACAAATTGAAGATAGCAAAGAAGCTGGATGATTTGGGTATCCATTATATTGAAGGTGGATGGCCTGGTTCCAATCCCAAGGATATCCTTTTCTTTAAGAAAGCGAAGAATCTCCGTTTGAGGAATGCAAAGATAGTGGCTTTTGGCAGTACACGCTATAAGGGAAAAGGAGTATCCAGAGACCCTAATCTTAATGGGATTGTGAAGCTGAAACCGCAAGCAGCGTGTATTTTTGGCAAGAGCTGGGGACTCCATGTGAAGTATGCTCTGGGCACCACTCTGGGTGAGAACCTGAAGATGATTTTCGACTCGGTGAAATATCTGAAAGCGAAAGGGATGGAGGTCATCTACGACGCGGAACATTTCTTCGACGGGTATATTGATGACCATTTCTATGCAATGGACACATTAAGGCAAGCGGCTAAGGCTGGGGCAAACAACATTACTCTCTGTGACACCAATGGAGGGATGATGCCCCATCAGGTGGAAAGTATAGTTAAAGAAATAAAGAAAGAGATAAAGATTCCTTTAGGAATTCATACTCACAACGATTCAGAAATGGCTGTGGCTAATTCGGTCATTGCCGTTAAGGCTGGTTGCGTTTTAGTCCAGGGAACAATCAATGGCTATGGTGAGAGATGTGGCAATGCGAACCTCTGTTCGATTATTCCCAATTTAAAGTTGAAGCTAGGAATCGATTGCATCTCCGATAAGAAATTGGAGAGCTTGACTGAAATTTCCCGATATGTAAGTGAAATAGCAAATATGATTCCCCGGGACAACCAACCATATGTAGGGAATTCCGCATTTGCCCATAAAGCAGGAATCCACGTCAGTGCCATCGCCAAACATACAAAGACCTACGAACACGTGTCTCCTGAAAAAGTAGGCAATCGACGTAGAATTCTTGTTTCAGAACTCTCGGGAAGGTCTAGTATGCTGTCCAAAGCAAAGGAGTTCAACATCGACTTTCGCCAGAAGAGCAAGGAAGTAAAGGAGCTCCTCCAGAGAGTTAAACAAATGGAGAGTCAGGGTTACCAATTCGAAGGTGCAGACGGGTCTTTTGAGCTTCTAATGAAGAAGACAATTGGCAAACACAGGACTTTTTTTAATCTTGAAGGGTTTCGGGTAATTGTAGAAAAGGACGAGAAGGGAAAATTAAGATCGGAAGCAACTATAAAAGTTATAGTGGGAGGAAAGGAAGAACACACCGCCAGCGAAGGTGATGGACCGGTTAGTGCCCTAGATAATGCCCTGAGGAAGGCTCTGGAAAGATTTTATCCAGAGTTAAAGTCGATGAGCCTCACAGATTTCAAGGTTAGAGTAATTGATGCCACTGAGGGGACAGCAGCCAAAGTGCGAGTTTTGATTGAATCGAGAGATGAAAAAGATGAGTGGGGGACAGTGGGAGTTTCAGAAAATATTATTGAAGCCAGCTGGCAAGCACTGGTTGACAGCATAGAGTATAAATTATTGAAAGAAGAATAA